In Micromonospora ferruginea, the sequence GCCGGGTCCAGACCGACCCCGTCGTCGGCGACCTCGGCGGCCACCCGCCCGTCCCGGCGGGCCACGGTGACGGTGACGTGGCCGCCCGCCGGCACGTGCCCGACCGCGTTGTCCACCAGCGCCGTCAACGCCCGGCGCAGGGCCGCCCGGGCGCCCCGGACCGGCGCCGGACCACCGGTCACCCACCGCAGCTCGACCTGCCGCTCGGCGGCGTACGCGGACATGCTCGCCACCACCTCGCCGGCCACCTCGGCCAGGTCCACCTCGGTGTCCGGCAGCGGCTGGTGCTCGGCGGCGGCCGACACCAGCAGGTCCTCGACCACCTCGCCGAGCGCCCGGGTGTCCGCGACGAGCTGGTCGAGCTGCCCGGCCAGCCGGTCCGCCGGCTGCTCTCGGGCACGCCGGGCCAGCAGTTGCGCCCGGGTGTGCAGCACGGTCAGCGGGGCCCGCAGCTCGTGCGAGGCGTCCGCCACGAACCGGCGCTGCATGCCCAGCGCGGTGGCCAGCGGGGCGACCGCCCGCCGGGCCAGCAGCGTCGCCGTGACCAGCGCGCCGGCCAGCCCGGCCAGCTCGGCGACGAGCAGCGCCAGACCGAGCTGGCCCTGCCGCCGGTGCAGCGGGGCCAGGTCGGCGGCGACCGCCCAGCGGGTGCCGTCCGGCCGCTGCTCCACCGCCAGCCGGACCGGCCGGTCCTCGCCGGCCGTCGCGTCGCGGCGGCCCGGGGTGCGGCGTACCGCCCGGTCGAGCACCCGGGTCAGCTCCGGCGACGCACCAGGGGTCACCTCGACGACCGGGTCGCCGGGGCGCAGCCGGGCCAGGAACTGACCCGGTGGTGGGTCGTCCACGTCCTCGGCCGCGGCCAGCACCCGGCTCAGCTCGCCGTCCAGCGCCCGCGACTCCTGCCGGCTGGTCAGCGCGTACATCAGCGCGCCCACCAGCAGCAGGACCAGCCCGATCGCGCCGGCGGTCTGCGCCACGCTGCGCCGCCGGGCGCGGGTGAGCCTCGCCTCGTCCACGCTCAGCCGGCCCCGAGCCGGTAGCCCAGCCCGTGCACCGTGCGGACCGCGTCCCGGCCGAGCTTGCGGCGCAGGTGGTGGACGCAGGCGTCGACCGTGCCCGGCGCGTCGGCCCGGTCGAACGCCGTGCTCAGCAGCTCGGCCCGGGTGAAGACCTTGCGGGGCCGGCCGGCGAGCGCGTGCAGCACGGCGAACTCGCGGGCGGAGAGCGGGATCTCCTCGGTGCCGTCGACCACCCGGCGGTTGCCCACGTCGAGCCGGCGACGGCCCAGCGGCAACCAGCCCGCCGCGTCCGGGTGCCGGCGGCGCAACGCCCGGAGCCGGGCCGTCAGCTCCGCCACCTCGAACGGCTTGACCAGGTAGTCCTCCGCCCCGGCGTCCAGCCCCGCCACCCGGTCCGCCACCGCGCCGCGGGCGGTGAGCAGCAGCACCGGGCAGGTGACGCCGTGCGCCCGCGCCCGGGCGACCAGCTCCAGGCCGTCCAGCGCGGGCAGCCCCCGGTCGACCACCATCACCTGGTAGTCCCGGGTCAGCGCGCGGTGCAGGCCGAGGTGCCCGTCGCCGGCCACCTCGACCTCGTACCCCTCGTCGGCGAGCAGGTCGGCGAGGAGACCGGACAGGGCGCGGTCGTCCTCGACGAGCAGCAGGCGGGGGCGGTTCTCCACCGGCCCAGTATCTATCCGCCGGCCCGGCGGCTCAGTGGTCCCCGGCCGGGATCGGGTCGTCGTACTGGCCGGACGGGCCGGCCAGTGGCTCGCCGCCGACCAGCGGCCAGGCGTTCGGCGCGCAGCCGTGCAGGCCGAGCGTCTGCTGCACCATCACCGGGGCCGGGCCACCGGACCGGGGGCAGCGCTCGTGGCCCCGGCCCAGCCGGTGGCCCACCTCGTGGTTGAGCAGGTACTGCCGGTAGAGGTCCAGGTCGGGCACGTGCGGCACCCCGTAGACCCAGCGGGCCATGTTGATCACGACCCGGTCGCCGTTGCGGCAGGAGGTGTAGCGGTCGCTCGGGTCGTCGCACAGCTCGCCCCGGGTCACCGGCGTGGTCAGCAGCACGGTGAAGTCGGCCGGGCCGTCCCGGCCCACCCGTTGCAGCCGCCACCGGCCGTCGCCGGTCCACCCCCGCCGGTCGGCGAGCGTCGCCGCGACCTCCCGGGCGAAGCGCTCGACGTCCAGGTTGCGAATGCCGTCCTCCACCGCGACCCGGTACCGCAGCAGCTCGCCGGAGCGTCCGGCCACCGCGCCGACCGTGTCGGCGGTCCGGAAACCGCCCCCGCCCCGGGCCGGGTAGCTGATGCCGGGCGGCACCCGGCCGGCCACCGGGACCGGTGTCGGGGCGGCCGTCGCCGCCGGGCGCGCGGACGGCACCGCCGCCGGCACGGTCCGCTCCACCCGGGCCGAGGCCAGCAGGTCCGGGTGGCGGCGCACCACGTACCCACCGCCGGCCGTGAGGCCGGTCACGACGAGCACCGCCACCAGCGCGCGGACCCCGGCCCGCGACCTCCGTCGCCGCCGATGCACGCCCCGGTCCCGCCCGCCCACGTCGCTCTCCGTCCGTCGCCCCGCCCGTGCTCCCGCAGGAGAGTACGGACGCCGGGGCCGGTCGGTTGAACCCGCGGGCCGGGTACCGTCGGGTACGGGGTGGGCGACCTGCCGCCTGTCGGAGTCCAGGGAGAGCCACCCGTGTCCTCAGCCGAGCCGCTGCTCGACGCCGCCCTCGTGGCGGCGCGCGGCGCCGACGTACGCGCCGCCGAGCGCGCCCTCGACCGGCTGGTGGTCGGCGACGGCCCGGCGGTGGACGCGGCGCTACTCACCCGCCTGTGCCGGACGCTGGGCCGGCTCTGGCCGCGCGGGTGGCAACCGGTCGACCTGGACCGGCTCGCCACCCGGCGGCTCACCCCGCGCGGCGCCCGGCTGCTGCGCGACGCGCTGGCCGCCCAGCGACGCGCGCTGCCCGACCCGGTCCCGACCTGGTTCGACGAGCAGCTCACCGACCTGGGCGCGCGCTGGGACGCCGACGCCGGCTGGCTGGACCGCCGCGCCGACGGCGACCGGATCACCGCGCTGCGCGACGCGGTCGACGCGCTCGTCCTGATCGAGGGGCTGCCGCCGATCGCGCTGCTCCGGCCGCCGCCCGGCGCCGCCGCCGTCCCGCTCGCCGCCGTCCCGGCCACCGGCTCCCGGATGCTCGACCGGGTACGCGCGCTGCTGGCGAAGGCGGAGTCGACCGCGTTCCCGGCCGAGGCGGAGGCGTTCACCGCCAAGGCGCAGGAGCTGATGGCCCGGCACAGCATCGACACGGCGCTGCTCGACGCCACCGCCGCCCGCCCCGACCGGCCGAGCGGGATGCGCCTGGGCACCGACGCCCCGTACGCGGCGGCGAAGGCGCTGCTGATCCAGGAGGTGGCGGGCGCGAACCGGTGCGAGTCGGTCTGGTCCGACGACCTGGGCTTCGCCACCGTGCTCGGCTTCCCCGCCGACCTGGCCGCGGTGGAGCTGCTGCACACGTCGCTGCTGGTGCAGGCCACCGCCGCGATGCTGCGCGGGCGGGCCGGGCGCGGCAAGGGCAGCGGGCGGCGCACCAAGGGCTACGACGAGTCGTTCCTCAACGCGTTCGCGCTGCGGATCGGCGAGCGGCTGCGGGCGGCCAGCGCGGCGGCGGCCGAGGAGCACACCGACGACCGGTTGCTTCCGGTGCTGGCGGCCCGCACGGACGCCGTCCGGGAACGCACCGAGCAGCTCTTCCCCGGCACCACACGGCACCGCCTCCAGGTGCGCGACAGCGAGGGCTGGTCATCCGGCACCACCGCCGCCGACCGAGCCTCCCTCACCGCCCCCACCCAGCCACCCCGCCCCCTGCGCGGAGCCCGCTGAACTCGGCCCGGCTCGTCCTGCGTCGATCATGAAGTTGGCCGGCGACGAAGCGGACATCGCATACCGCCAACTTCATGATCGCCGCGGTGCGGGGGGTCTGGGCTCGTGTCCGGCGCGCGCGAGCTGGTTACCAGGCGTGATGGCGATGTCCGGGGTGGAGGTGACCCCTCGGCGCCTTTGCTCTGCAGCCATCCGCGCAGCGGTTACGGAACGCGACCGAACCGGGTTGTCGCCGACATCGGTGCCCCTGACGGAACAGCAGGTAAACCGCGTGATGCGGATGTGGCTGCAGAGCAAAGGCACCGAGATGCGCCAGCCACTCCCGGGCAATGCCATTACTCTCCGCACCCACCCCAGCCGAACGCGCTGCGTAACCGACCGCTGGGTCAGTGAGCGAGGCGAGTAGCGGAGTCTCCACCTTGCCGGGCTGCACTTGTCCTGATCAGGGACGGGCTGGAAGCATGATCTCCTCTGAAGTCCAGGAGAGCCGATCATGCCCACCAGACCGCCGCACTACCTGCGCGTCGTCTTCGTGGCCGAGCCCGAATAGAAAGTCGGCTCGACGTGTCGGATCGGGGCGGCCGGCTCCGACCCGTCTGCGAGGCGCCACCGACGGTGGCCCCGACCCGAGGAGTGACCGTGAAGTACATGCTGCTGATCTGGAACCGGCCCGGCTTCGCCGACGAGCTGACCGAGGCCGAGCGCAACGCGATCTTCGGTGAGGTCGACGTCATCATGAAGGAGCTGACCGAGTCCGGCGAGCTGGTCGGCGGGGAGGCGCTGGCCCACCCGTCGCAGACCCGTACGGTCCGGCCGGCGGCCGGCGGCACCGAGATCACCGACGGGCCGTTCGTGGAGAGCAAGGAGCAGTTCGCCGGCTACCTGACGGTCGACTGCGAGACCCCGGAGCGGGCCGCCGAGATCGCCGCGCGCTGGCCGGACGTGCGGCACGGCTTCGGCGTGCTGGAGGTGCGCGCGGTGATGGAGCAGGCCGGGACGGAGATGTGACGTCCCGGGCGTTCGAGGACCTGCTGCGGACGCTCGCGCCGCAGGTCCTCGGCGTGCTCGTGCGCCGGCACGGCCAGTTCTTCGCCTGCGAGGACGCGGTCCAGGAGGCGTTGCTGGCCGCCGCCACCCAGTGGCCGGGGCAGGGCGTGCCGGAACATCCCCGCGCGTGGCTGGTCACCGTGGCGACCCGCCGGCTCACCGACGAGTGGCGCAGCGAGCACGCCCGCCGGGAGCGCGAGGTCGCGGTGGCGGTCCGGCAGCCGGCGTACGCGGCGGTCGCGCCGCCCGCCGACGAGGAGCCGCCGAGCGGGGACGACACGCTGAAGCTGCTGTTCCTCTGCTGTCATCCGACGCTGCCGGTCAGCGCCCAGGTGGCGCTCACGCTGCGGGCGGTGGGCGGGTTGAGCACCGCCGAGATCGCCCGCGCGTACCTGGTGCCGGAGGCCACCATGAGCCAGCGGATCCGCCGCGCCAAGCAGCGGATCGAGGCGGCCGGCGCGCGCTTCACGCTGCCTTCGGCGGCCGACCGGGACGAGCGGCTGGGCGCGGTGCTGCGCGTGCTCTACCTGATCTTCAACGAGGGCTACACCGCGTCGAGCGGGGACGAGCTGCACCGGGTGGAGCTGACCGGGGAGGCGATCCGGCTGGCCCGGGAGCTGCACCGGTTGCTGCCCACCGACGGCGAGGTGGCCGGGCTGCTGGCGCTGATGCTGCTCACCGACGCGCACCGGGCGGCCCGGACCGGCCCGGACGGGGAGCTGGTGCCGCTGGCCGAGCAGGACCGCACCCGCTGGGACCGGGTCGCGGTGGCCGAGGGGATCGCGTTGGTGACCGAGGCGTTGACCTGGTCGGCACCGGGCCCGTACCAGGTGCAGGCGGCCATCGCGGCGGTGCACGCGGAGGCGCCGACGGCGGCGACCACCGACTGGCCGCAGATCGTCGCGCTCTACCGGGTGCTGGCCCGGATCGCGCCGAACCCGATGGTGACGCTCAACCAGGCGGTCGCGGTGGCCATGGTGGACGGCCCCCGGGCCGGTCTGGCGCTGCTCGCGCCGCTCGGCGAGGACGACCGGACGGCCGGCCACCACCGGCTGGCCGCGGTCCGCGCGCACCTGCTCGAACTGACCGGCGACCGGGCGGACGCCCGGGCCGCCTACCTGGCCGCCGCGCGGGCCACCACCAGCCTGCCCGAGCGGCGTTACCTGGAGGTACGCGCCGCGCGCCTGGTCTGTTGACGCACGCCGGGCCGGCCCGAAGGCCGGCCCGGTGGTCGTGCGGGGCGTACGTCAGCTCTTGAAGGCGTCCTTGATCTTCTCGCCGGCCTGCTTGAGCTTGGCGCCGGCCTGGTCGTTGCGGCCCTCGGCCTCGAGGCGCTCGTTGTCGGTCGCCCGGCCCACGCCCTCCTTGACCTTGCCCGCGGTGTCCTGGGAAGCGTTGTCGATCTTGTCGTCGAGACCCATGGGAACCTCCACCTCAGCAGTTGCGTGACGACAACTGGTTACCCCGGCGGTCGGCGGCCCAATCCCACCTCACCCGATCGGGCGAAACCGCCGCAACCGGAGGCTGTTCGCCACCACGAAGACCGACGAGAAGGCCATCGCCGCGCCGGCGAGCATCGGGTTGAGCAGCCCGGCGGCGGCCAGCGGCAGCGCGGCCACGTTGTAGGCGAACGCCCAGAACAGGTTGCCCTTGATGATCGCCAGGGTGCGCCGGGACAGCCGGATGGCGTCCGCCGCGGCCAGCAGGTCGCCCCGGACCAGGGTCAGGTCGGCGGCCTCGATCGCCACGTCGGTGCCGGTGCCCATGGCCAGCCCGAGGTCGGCGCGGGCCAGCGCGGCGGCGTCGTTGACCCCGTCGCCGACCATGGCCACCACCCGACCCTCGCGCTGGAGCCGCTCGACCACCGCCACCTTGTCGGCCGGCAGCACCTCGGCGATCACCTCGTCGATGCCCACTTCGGCGGCCACCGCCTTCGCGACGGTGGTGTTGTCGCCGGTGAGCAGCACCGGTGTCAACCCCAGGCCGCGCAGCCGGTCGACCGCCGCGCGGCTGGTCGGCTTCACCGCGTCGGCCACCGCGAGCACGCCGCGGGCCCGCCCGTCCCAGCCGGCCAGCACCGCCGTCCGGCCGGCCGCCTCCGCGCCGGTCGCGGCCCGCGCGACCTCCTCGGGTACGTCGAGACCGCGCTCCCGCAGCAGCCGGAGCCGCCCGACCACCACGCTCCGGCCGTCGACCGCGCCGGTCACGCCCAGCCCTTCGGTGTTGGCGAAGTCGGTGACCGCCGGCAGCGGGCCGGCCCCGGTCGCCGCCTCGGCCACCGCCCGCGCGATCGGGTGCTCGGAGGCCGCCTCCAGCGCACCGGCCAGCCGGAGCAGGTCGCCGGCGTCCTCGCCGGTCGCGGGCAGCACCTCGGCCAGCGCCATCCGGCCGGTGGTGACGGTGCCGGTCTTGTCCAGCACCACGGTGTCGACCCGGCGGGTGGACTCCAGCACCTCCGGCCCCTTGATCAGCACGCCGAGCTGCGCGCCGCGTCCGGTGCCGACCAGCAGCGCGGTCGGCGTGGCCAGGCCCAGCGCGCACGGGCAGGCGATGATCAGGACGGCCACGGCGGCGGTGAACGCGGCGGTCGGCCCGGCGCCGGTGCCGAGCCACCAGCCCAGCGTGCCGGCGGCCAGCGCGATCACGATCGGCACGAAGACGCCGGAGATCCGGTCGGCGAGCCGTTGCACCGCCGCCTTGCCGGTCTGCGCCTGCTCCACCAGCCGCGCCATCTGAACGAGCTGGGTGTCGCCGCCGATCCGGGTGGCCCGGACCAGCAGCCGGCCGCCGGCGTTGACGGTGGCGCCCACCACGGCGTCGCCCGGCCCCACCTCGACCGGCACCGACTCGCCGGTGAGCATGCTGGCGTCGACCGCCGAGGTGCCCTCCTCGACCACCCCGTCGGTGGCGATCTTCTCGCCCGGTCGGACCACGAACCGGTCGCCGACCGCGAGCTGGTCGACCGGGATCCGGACCTCCTGCCCGCCGCGCCGCACCGCCACGTCCTTCGCGCCCAGTTCGAGCAGGGCGCGCAGGGCGGAGCCGGCGGTGCGCTTGGCGCGGGCCTCGAAGTAGCGCCCGGCCAGGATGAAGACCGTCACGCCGGCGGCGGCCTCCAGGTAGATGTTGCCGGCCCCGTCGCCGCGGGTGATGTCGAACCGGAACGGGTGCGTCATACCGGGCATCCCGGCGTCGCCGAGGAACAGCGCCCAGAGCGACCAGCCGAACGCGGCAAGCGTGCCGAGCGAGACCAGGGTGTCCATGGTCGCCGCGCCGTGCCGCAGGTTGACCAGCGCGGCCCGGTGGAACGGCAGGCCGCCCCAGACCACCACCGGGGCGGCCAGGGTGAGCGAGGCCCACTGCCAGTGGTCGAACTGCCAGGCCGGCACCATGGCCAGCACGATCACCGGCAGGGTCAGCACGGCGGAGACCCGGAGCCGGGTACGCGCGCCGCGCAGTTCGTCCACCGGCTCGGCGGCGGTGGTCGCCTCGGCCCGGGCGGGCGGGGGCGGCACCACGGCCGAGTAGCCGGTCTTCTCCACGGTGGCGATCAGGTCGTCCGGCGCGACCTGGTCGGCGTACCGGACGGTGGCCTTCTCGGTGGCGTAGTTCACCGTGGCCTCGACGCCGTCCATCCGGTTGAGCTTCTTCTCGATCCGGGCCGCGCAGGACGCGCAGGTCATGCCGCCGATCTTGAGTTCGATCAGGTTCGGCGCGGTGGGCAGCGCCTTTCCCGTGGTGGTCATCGCGGCACCTCCCGGTCAGTTGTGCCCGTGCCCCGGGGTGCCGTGTCCGGCGTCCGGGATCGGTGCGGTGGTGGTCGCCGGCGCGGTGGGCGCGGGCGTGGTCGGGTCGCCGGCCAGGACGGTGAACTCGGCGGTGTGCACCGTGTCGCCGTGCCGGAAGTCCAGGTAGAGACGGTACGCCCCGGCCGAGGGCACCTCGGCCGCGAACGTGACCGCCGGCCCGGCGGGTGTCCGCCCGTCACCGGGTTCCCCCTCCGGGTGCACGTGCAGGTAGGCCAGGTCGCCCTGGCGCAGCGCCACCAGGTGCCCGTACGCCCCGAGGTAGGGCTGGAGGTCGGTGACCGGGCGACCGTCCCGGCTGACGGTGAGGGTGAGCCGGCTGGTGCGGCCCGGCTCCGGCGTGCCGCCGAGCGTGACGGTGTAGCCGTCGACCGTGGTGCTGGTGGCCGGCGCTGGCAGCGGCCGGGCGGCCAGCGGGCCGGGGACGGTGACGTCGACGCCGAGGGTCAGCGCCTCCCCGCCGGTGGGGGTGAAGTCGGCGAACGCCCGCCACACGCCGGGCCCGGCGAGCGGTGAGGCGACCCGCCAGGTGCCGTCCTCGGCCAGTTCCGGGTGCACGTGGCGGAATCCGGACAGGTCGCGCCGGGCGACGATCAGGTGCATGCGCTTGTCGTGGGCCACCTCGTAGCGGGTGACCGGTCGGCCGTCCGGGCCGGTGATCCGGAACGCGAACTCGCCGGCCGGGGCGGTGACCGGCTGGAACGTGTGGCCGCGGTCGGAGACGAGCAGCCCGCCGGGCAGGTGCGCGGCGTCGGCCGGGCCCGCGTCGCCGTGGCCGGCGTCGGCCCCGTGGTCGGTGTCGGTGGTGTCGTGGCTGGTCTCGGTGGCCGGGGCGACGGGACCGGCCAGGTGGCCGATCCCGAACGCCCCGCCGAACACCGCCGCGAGGCCGAGGGCGAAGCCGCTCAGCTTCGTCGCCGTGTTCATGGTGCCTCCTCCGGTTGACGGATCGTCGGGCCCGTCACGCCTCGGCGAGGTCGTAGCCGGCCTCGTCCACGGCCGCGCGTACCGCGGCGTCGTCCAGCGGGCCCTGACTGGTGACGGTGACTCGGCCGGTGGCCAGGTCGACCTGGACGTCGGTGACGCCCGGCAGCGCGGTCAGCTCGGTGCTGACGGCGTTGACGCAGTGGCCGCAGGTCATGCCGTTCACCTGGTAGGTGGTGTCCATCTCGCCCTCCATTCGGATACCCCCTGGGGGTACAACGGGAACGTTAGCATACCCCCGAGGGGTACGCTATCCTCGACGCATGACCACGCCGTCCACCCCGACCCGGGGCTACACCGCCAGCAAGGACCAGCTCCTCGCCCGGCTCCGTCGCGTCGAGGGCCAGGTCCGCGGCATCGAGAAGATGGTCGAGGACGACCGGTACTGCATCGACGTGCTGACCCAGATCTCGGCCATCCAGGCCGCGCTGGACAAGGTCGCCCTGGGCCTGCTCGACGGCCACGCCCGGCACTGCATGCACGAGGGCGCCGCCGAGGGCCGGGCCGACGAGATGGCGACCGAGATGATGGCCGCCGTCGGCCGCCTGATGAAGCGCGGCTGAGCAGGACCTCCGGCCCCGGGAACGGGTCGCACGGCCCGGCTCCCCCGGCCGCTCGCGGACGTACCGTCGAGGTGACGGCAGGTCGGCGTCAGGCCGATCCGCCGGACGGACGGAGGGCGGCGCGATGATGTGGTCGGGCCCGATGATGGGCTGGATGTGGCTCTGGTCCCTGCTCGCGCTCGCGGCGCTGGCGGGGCTGTTCTGGCTGGTGGTCCGGCTGCCCGGTGCGGGCGCCGCGACGCCGGGCACGGCCCGGCGCATCCTCGACGAGCGCTACGCACGCGGCGAGATCGACGAGGACGACTACCGGCGGCGGCGCGCCGGCCTGAGCTGACCGCCGGCCGGCCGACGGCCGGCGGTGACCTCCCGGGCGGCCCGACCGGTCCTGGCTACCATGGCCCGGCGACGACCGGGCGTGGTCCGCACGCGTCCGCGCCGGCCGGTGACCGACCGGCCCGGTGACCGGGTCGCGCCGCGAACAGTTGGGAGACGCCGTGGGCGCCGACCACAGCCGCCCCGCCCCCGCGCCGCCGCGTGTCCGCCGGCTGCTCGTCGCGACCGTGGTGCCGCTCTTCGCGCTCACCGTCATCGCGGCGCTGGCGCTCTGGCCCCGCTCGGGGCCGGAACCGGCGGGCGGCGAGAACGTGCCGCGCCACCAGGGGACGGTGACCCGGGTGGTGACCGAGCCCTGCCCGCCGACCCCGGAGGCGCCGACCGGCGCCGGCGGCCCGTGCGGCACCGTGACCGTCGCCGCCGAGCAGGGCCCGGACGCGGGCCGGCAGGTCGAGACGCCGATCCCCGCCGGGCCCGGCGCGCCCCGGGTCGAGGTCGGCGACGAGGTGATCCTGGTCGAGCTGACCGACCCGGCCGACCCGACGGTGAAGGCCTACAACATCGCCGAGCACCAGCGCGGCACGCCGCTGGTCTGGCTGGTGGCGCTCTTCGCCGCCGCGATCGTGGCGTTCGGCCGCTGGCGTGGGCTGGCCGCGCTCGGCGGGCTGGTGGCCAGCTTCGCCATCCTGCTCGGCTTCGTGCTGCCCGGGATCGGCGCCGGCCGCTCCCCGCTGCCGGTCGCGATCGTCGGCGCCGCGCTCATCATGTTCGTGGTGCTCTACCTGACCCACGGGATCAGCGCGCAGACCTCGGTGGCGGTGCTCGGCACGCTCGGCAGCCTGGTGGTCACCGGCGTGCTCGGCACGCTCGCCACCGGCGCCACCCACCTGACCGGCTTCGGCAGCGAGGACGCCACCACGCTCTCCATGTTCCAGGGCGACGTGGACCTGCACGGGCTGCTGCTGGCCGGCATCATCATCGGCTCGCTGGGCGTGCTGGACGACGTCACGGTCACCCAGTCGGCGACCGTCACCGAGCTGGCCCGCGCCAACCCGGGGCTGTCCCGGCGGCAGCTCTACCGGGCGGCCACCCGGGTCGGCCGGGCGCACATCGCGTCCACCGTGAACACCATCGTGCTGGCGTACGCGGGCGCCTCGCTGCCGCTGCTGCTCCTGCTGGTCGCCGACTCCCGCCCGGTGAGCCAGATCCTCACCAGCGAGTTCCTCGCCCAGGAGATCGTCCGTAGCGCGGTCGCCACGCTCGGCCTGATCGCCGCCGTACCGCTGACCACGGCGCTGGCCGCGGTCGTCACCACCGCCGGGCGCCGCGAGGCGGACCCCGGCCGGCCGCCGCCGGATCGGGACGCGGCGATGGAGGCGCTCGGCGGAGGACGACCCGGCGGCCCGAGGAGTACGGAGGCCGCATGGTGACACTCCGCAGCGTGACGGCCGACGTCAAACGCGATGCGGCTCACGCTGGGCAATGTCGAATTCTCGCGATTGGTCGGCTTCCGGACGTAGATCCCCGGTCGGGATCTCGGGTAACCTCGCCCCCGGTCACCGCCGAAGGCGCGCACCGGCGCCTGCGGTGCCGCCGCCCAATCGCCTCCGGGCGAACCGGGGAACCAGGTACATGGGGTGAATCCGCGCGAGCGGTAGGGGCCACTTCCGTCCCGAACCCGTCAGCTAACCCGGTCGGCGGTCGACGGAAGGGAACACTGTGACGGCACCCCTGCGCCGCTGGTCGACACCCGTGGTGGCCGTGCTCGCCGCGCTCGCCGTGCTGGTCGGGCCGACCTCGGCGACGGCCGCCCCGCACGCCGCCGCCCCCAAGCCCTCCGGGCACGCGGAGGACGACGAGCCGCCGCTCATCACCGAGGCGATCGACTCCGCCAACCGGAACTACCTGCAGGCCAAGTCGAAGCTCACCACGTCGCAGCAGCGCCAGAAGCGGCTGGCCGCCGAGAAGGCCGCGGCCGAGGCCGAGCTGGCGGCGCTCAGCCCGCAGGTCAACCAGATCGCCGCGCAGTCCTACCGGACCGGCCGGATGGGCGCGATGGCGATGCTGCTGGAGAGCCGGTCGCCCGACTCGTTCGTGGAACGCGCCAGCGCCCTGGACGAGCTCAACCTCTTCAACGCGCAGCGGCTCGCCGCCGTCAACGACGCCAGGAACCGCGCCGAGCAGGCCAAGATCGCCGCCGACGCCGAGGTGCGCGAGCAGGAGAAGCAGACCAACGCGATGGCCCGCGAGCGGACCGAGGCGCAGAAGGCGCTGAAGCTGGTCGGCGGCCTGGGCTTCACCGGCGGCCTGGTCTCGGCCACCTCGCCGGTCGCCAAGATCGGCCCCGGCCGGACCGCCGACGGCGGCTGGAAGTCCGAGTCGTGCAGCGAGAACGACCCGACCACCTCCGGCTGCGTCACGCCGCGCACGCTGCACGCGTACAAGGAGGTCAAGCGCGCCGGCTTCAACCGCTTCGTGGGTTGTTACCGGCCGGGCGGCCCGTGGGAGCACCCCAAGGGCAAGGCCTGCGACTGGTCCCTGCAGAACAGCGGCTTCTCGCCGTGGCACAACAACGACACCCGCAGGTACGGCAACGAGGTCGCCGCCTTCCTCATCCGCAACGCGGACCGGCTGGGCATCTACTACGTGATCTGGAACCGGCAGATCTGGTTCCCGGCCACCGGCTGGAGTTCCTACAGCGGACCCTCCAACCACACCGACCACGTGCACATGTCGCTGCTCTGACGCGACAGGCACACACGGAAGGGGCCGCCCTCGGGCGGCCCCTTCCGTGTGTCCGGGTGCGACTCAGCCGGCGAGCGCCGGGTCCACCGGCGCGGCCGGGGCGGGCAGCGGGTCCGGGGACTGCGCCACCGTCCGCACCTCGCCGCCGCTGAGCCGGTACGACATGCCGACCACCGTGCACGCGCCACCGGCCACCCGCTCGGCGAGCACGGTCGAGC encodes:
- a CDS encoding sensor histidine kinase; translation: MDEARLTRARRRSVAQTAGAIGLVLLLVGALMYALTSRQESRALDGELSRVLAAAEDVDDPPPGQFLARLRPGDPVVEVTPGASPELTRVLDRAVRRTPGRRDATAGEDRPVRLAVEQRPDGTRWAVAADLAPLHRRQGQLGLALLVAELAGLAGALVTATLLARRAVAPLATALGMQRRFVADASHELRAPLTVLHTRAQLLARRAREQPADRLAGQLDQLVADTRALGEVVEDLLVSAAAEHQPLPDTEVDLAEVAGEVVASMSAYAAERQVELRWVTGGPAPVRGARAALRRALTALVDNAVGHVPAGGHVTVTVARRDGRVAAEVADDGVGLDPAEADRLFARFAHGTSGAGRRFGLGLALVQHVAGAHRGAVEVTGAPGRGATFTLLLPSA
- a CDS encoding response regulator transcription factor, translating into MENRPRLLLVEDDRALSGLLADLLADEGYEVEVAGDGHLGLHRALTRDYQVMVVDRGLPALDGLELVARARAHGVTCPVLLLTARGAVADRVAGLDAGAEDYLVKPFEVAELTARLRALRRRHPDAAGWLPLGRRRLDVGNRRVVDGTEEIPLSAREFAVLHALAGRPRKVFTRAELLSTAFDRADAPGTVDACVHHLRRKLGRDAVRTVHGLGYRLGAG
- a CDS encoding DUF3152 domain-containing protein, giving the protein MTGLTAGGGYVVRRHPDLLASARVERTVPAAVPSARPAATAAPTPVPVAGRVPPGISYPARGGGGFRTADTVGAVAGRSGELLRYRVAVEDGIRNLDVERFAREVAATLADRRGWTGDGRWRLQRVGRDGPADFTVLLTTPVTRGELCDDPSDRYTSCRNGDRVVINMARWVYGVPHVPDLDLYRQYLLNHEVGHRLGRGHERCPRSGGPAPVMVQQTLGLHGCAPNAWPLVGGEPLAGPSGQYDDPIPAGDH
- a CDS encoding DUF2786 domain-containing protein; its protein translation is MSSAEPLLDAALVAARGADVRAAERALDRLVVGDGPAVDAALLTRLCRTLGRLWPRGWQPVDLDRLATRRLTPRGARLLRDALAAQRRALPDPVPTWFDEQLTDLGARWDADAGWLDRRADGDRITALRDAVDALVLIEGLPPIALLRPPPGAAAVPLAAVPATGSRMLDRVRALLAKAESTAFPAEAEAFTAKAQELMARHSIDTALLDATAARPDRPSGMRLGTDAPYAAAKALLIQEVAGANRCESVWSDDLGFATVLGFPADLAAVELLHTSLLVQATAAMLRGRAGRGKGSGRRTKGYDESFLNAFALRIGERLRAASAAAAEEHTDDRLLPVLAARTDAVRERTEQLFPGTTRHRLQVRDSEGWSSGTTAADRASLTAPTQPPRPLRGAR
- a CDS encoding YciI family protein, which gives rise to MLLIWNRPGFADELTEAERNAIFGEVDVIMKELTESGELVGGEALAHPSQTRTVRPAAGGTEITDGPFVESKEQFAGYLTVDCETPERAAEIAARWPDVRHGFGVLEVRAVMEQAGTEM
- a CDS encoding RNA polymerase sigma factor → MTSRAFEDLLRTLAPQVLGVLVRRHGQFFACEDAVQEALLAAATQWPGQGVPEHPRAWLVTVATRRLTDEWRSEHARREREVAVAVRQPAYAAVAPPADEEPPSGDDTLKLLFLCCHPTLPVSAQVALTLRAVGGLSTAEIARAYLVPEATMSQRIRRAKQRIEAAGARFTLPSAADRDERLGAVLRVLYLIFNEGYTASSGDELHRVELTGEAIRLARELHRLLPTDGEVAGLLALMLLTDAHRAARTGPDGELVPLAEQDRTRWDRVAVAEGIALVTEALTWSAPGPYQVQAAIAAVHAEAPTAATTDWPQIVALYRVLARIAPNPMVTLNQAVAVAMVDGPRAGLALLAPLGEDDRTAGHHRLAAVRAHLLELTGDRADARAAYLAAARATTSLPERRYLEVRAARLVC
- a CDS encoding CsbD family protein, whose product is MGLDDKIDNASQDTAGKVKEGVGRATDNERLEAEGRNDQAGAKLKQAGEKIKDAFKS